Proteins encoded within one genomic window of Companilactobacillus sp.:
- a CDS encoding glycosyltransferase family 2 protein produces the protein MSIVDINKMVNVFDQDKELAMAQSRVAMNRANNWLETLQDFEFVVPNSLLQNMRNFFGNAAGAGNGQFFRLNALTAHEPWGNALLEDFEISTRLLIKDKKTTFVPDVLVYQEPVHKVRDFIKQRSRWAQGSLDCLKLLGKKTLSSNLSFMEKLEMILFMCSTLLSLIVIIGNLVSLVAIIFGLAFVNYSAPWWIISTMILGLLLVIFSIIQYYRYINISLLQALGCILYFYVYMLLIIPIVVIAFWNFITGHNSWDKTTHGLKESEE, from the coding sequence ATGTCAATCGTCGATATCAACAAAATGGTCAATGTTTTTGACCAAGACAAAGAACTCGCCATGGCCCAAAGCCGCGTAGCGATGAATCGGGCTAACAATTGGCTAGAAACCTTGCAAGATTTCGAATTCGTCGTTCCGAACTCACTCTTACAAAACATGCGTAATTTCTTCGGAAATGCTGCCGGTGCCGGAAACGGACAATTTTTCCGACTGAACGCTTTAACTGCTCATGAACCTTGGGGCAATGCTTTGTTAGAGGATTTTGAGATCAGTACGAGACTGTTGATCAAAGATAAAAAAACGACCTTCGTTCCAGACGTATTGGTCTATCAAGAACCCGTTCACAAAGTTAGAGATTTCATCAAACAACGGTCTCGTTGGGCTCAAGGAAGTCTAGACTGCTTGAAGCTTTTAGGTAAAAAAACACTTTCCAGTAACCTTAGTTTTATGGAAAAACTAGAAATGATTTTATTCATGTGCTCGACCTTGCTAAGTTTGATTGTCATCATCGGCAATCTCGTGTCACTAGTCGCAATAATTTTTGGTTTAGCATTTGTGAATTACTCAGCCCCATGGTGGATCATCTCGACCATGATTTTAGGCTTATTACTCGTGATTTTTTCAATCATCCAGTATTATCGATATATAAACATATCGTTGCTTCAAGCCTTAGGCTGCATTTTATATTTTTACGTATACATGCTGTTGATAATTCCGATCGTCGTGATTGCCTTCTGGAATTTCATCACCGGGCACAACAGCTGGGATAAAACAACTCACGGACTTAAAGAAAGCGAAGAATGA
- a CDS encoding AraC family transcriptional regulator: MSQIDRHKNRVVEIEFDPNVDLATLPFPERHSMIFVTQGHAEGTINDFPVQVSAPGVLCVRSGDVIKFHTVKNICASSFSFEPQFLNTIRVSQQQDINIPETPRIREGLSLFKNSSDHVGFIKLDEGIYSDFLEWFFTIGTETSAQSDDLWVCRIKMYLIKIFNLLKNLEKTRQKSPLDTAVKYIHTHYQDKVMQDDLTEITHLNRVSLNELFKKRFDKTAMQYLRDYRIYIAEQMLTNTGMTLNDIAISTGFEYDTYFMKQFKIKDGMSPSEYREVTRKVALKQ, encoded by the coding sequence ATGTCACAAATTGACCGACATAAGAATAGAGTCGTTGAGATCGAATTTGACCCCAATGTTGATTTAGCAACTTTACCGTTTCCAGAGCGCCACAGCATGATTTTTGTGACCCAAGGTCACGCTGAGGGGACTATCAATGATTTTCCAGTCCAAGTATCTGCTCCTGGTGTTTTATGCGTGAGAAGCGGGGACGTGATCAAGTTCCATACGGTCAAAAATATTTGTGCAAGTTCGTTTTCATTTGAGCCTCAATTTTTGAATACCATTAGGGTCTCTCAACAACAAGACATCAATATCCCAGAAACGCCACGAATTCGAGAAGGTTTGAGTTTATTTAAAAACAGTAGCGACCATGTCGGCTTTATCAAATTGGATGAAGGAATTTATTCGGATTTTTTGGAATGGTTCTTTACAATTGGTACTGAAACTAGTGCTCAAAGCGATGACTTGTGGGTTTGTCGGATCAAAATGTATCTGATCAAAATATTTAATCTCTTGAAGAATTTGGAAAAAACTCGCCAGAAGTCGCCACTAGATACGGCGGTGAAGTATATTCATACGCATTATCAAGATAAGGTGATGCAAGATGATCTGACTGAAATAACCCACTTGAATCGGGTCTCTTTGAATGAATTGTTTAAAAAACGCTTCGATAAAACAGCGATGCAGTATTTGCGTGACTATCGGATCTACATTGCTGAACAAATGCTGACGAATACCGGGATGACGCTCAATGATATCGCGATCTCAACCGGATTTGAATATGATACGTACTTCATGAAGCAGTTTAAGATCAAAGATGGAATGTCGCCTAGCGAGTATCGAGAAGTAACTCGGAAAGTGGCATTGAAGCAGTAA
- a CDS encoding glycosyltransferase family 2 protein — protein MKKISVIVPCYNEEETVNIYFDAMSKMVREANQDEQKFTIEYWFVDDGSADKTLPVLQKLQKEHSDEVHYISFSRNFGKESALYAGLNEATGDYVAVMDVDLQDPPEMLPKMFDILQEGEYDCVGSARMDRKGENPIVSFFSNAFYGLINKMSQTKIIPGARDFRLMTRQMVDSIKSMTEYNRFSKGIFSWVGFKTKYLPYKNHERVAGTTSWSFWKLVKYALTGIIDFTERPLALATWFGSIFSGLSIIAIIAIIIRKIINPFSSVNGWASIVSVVLLIGGIQLISIGILGEYIGKIFLEVKKRPIYIVKEKK, from the coding sequence ATGAAAAAAATCTCTGTTATCGTCCCCTGCTATAACGAAGAGGAAACCGTAAATATTTATTTTGATGCCATGTCCAAAATGGTTCGAGAAGCCAATCAGGATGAGCAAAAATTTACAATTGAATATTGGTTCGTTGATGACGGATCAGCTGACAAGACCTTGCCTGTCTTGCAAAAATTACAAAAAGAACATAGCGACGAAGTCCACTACATCTCATTTTCGAGAAACTTCGGTAAGGAATCAGCCTTATATGCTGGCTTAAACGAAGCAACTGGGGACTACGTTGCTGTAATGGATGTTGACTTACAAGACCCACCTGAAATGTTGCCAAAGATGTTCGATATCCTTCAAGAAGGCGAATATGACTGCGTTGGATCAGCCAGAATGGACCGTAAAGGTGAGAACCCAATCGTCTCATTTTTCTCAAATGCTTTTTACGGATTGATCAACAAAATGTCTCAAACAAAGATCATCCCTGGAGCAAGAGACTTCCGTCTAATGACACGTCAAATGGTAGATTCAATCAAATCAATGACTGAATACAACCGTTTTTCAAAAGGTATCTTCAGTTGGGTCGGATTCAAGACCAAATACCTTCCTTACAAGAACCACGAACGTGTTGCGGGAACGACCTCATGGAGTTTCTGGAAACTAGTTAAATACGCTTTAACAGGTATTATCGACTTCACAGAAAGACCACTAGCACTAGCAACTTGGTTCGGTTCAATCTTCTCAGGACTATCAATTATCGCAATTATTGCCATCATCATCAGAAAAATCATCAACCCATTCAGTTCCGTAAACGGCTGGGCATCAATCGTATCAGTCGTATTACTAATCGGAGGAATCCAATTAATAAGTATCGGAATCCTCGGAGAATATATCGGAAAGATCTTCTTGGAAGTTAAGAAGAGACCAATTTATATAGTTAAAGAAAAGAAATAG
- a CDS encoding acetate/propionate family kinase, with translation MKIMSINAGSSTLKWKLFEMPDKTEIASGMIDRLGSPKAVFKLKYNGKKTEREEAIESNEVAVLSILSELKDEHIIDHFEDITAFGHRVVAGGEHFKKSEIVTDENLQLIEQLAEYAPLHNKVEAYYISVFKKLVPRAIQVAVFDTAFFSQIPEVNYLYSVPMEYYDKYKARRYGAHGTSHRYIAQRLNELVDGGIEDKNVIVLHLGSGASISAIKHGKAFDVSMGFTPLAGITMSSRSGDLDVSVIPYLMKKLGLTDVEDMIDILNHKSGLYGISGVSVDMRDIEDAAAKGDNERAQLALDIFRNRIIKYVGSYAAEMGGVDVLAFTAGVGENSPEVREDVLNGISFMGTKVDTESNNSRGKEVKITTDDSKVLAYAVPTNEELMIAQDTYDFARLLN, from the coding sequence ATGAAGATAATGTCTATAAATGCAGGTAGTTCTACCTTGAAATGGAAACTTTTTGAAATGCCTGACAAAACAGAAATTGCCTCAGGAATGATCGATCGCCTTGGCTCGCCAAAAGCAGTTTTTAAGCTAAAATATAATGGCAAAAAGACTGAACGTGAAGAAGCAATCGAATCAAATGAAGTTGCCGTTTTATCAATTCTGAGTGAGTTAAAAGATGAACATATCATCGACCACTTTGAAGATATTACCGCATTTGGACATCGTGTGGTTGCCGGTGGAGAACACTTTAAGAAATCAGAAATCGTCACAGACGAAAACCTTCAATTAATCGAACAATTAGCAGAATATGCACCACTTCACAATAAAGTTGAAGCTTACTACATTAGCGTGTTCAAAAAATTAGTCCCACGTGCAATCCAAGTGGCTGTTTTTGATACCGCATTTTTCTCACAAATACCAGAAGTAAACTATCTATACAGTGTACCAATGGAATACTACGACAAATATAAAGCTCGTCGCTACGGAGCTCACGGAACTTCTCATCGTTACATTGCTCAAAGATTAAATGAATTAGTCGATGGCGGAATTGAAGATAAGAACGTGATCGTCCTTCACTTAGGAAGTGGCGCTTCAATCAGTGCTATCAAGCATGGCAAGGCTTTTGACGTCTCAATGGGCTTCACTCCACTTGCCGGAATCACGATGAGTAGCCGTAGTGGTGACTTAGATGTATCAGTGATCCCTTATCTAATGAAAAAATTAGGCTTAACTGATGTTGAAGATATGATCGATATTCTTAATCACAAGTCAGGATTATATGGTATCTCAGGTGTATCAGTTGATATGCGTGATATTGAAGATGCTGCAGCTAAGGGTGACAACGAACGTGCTCAATTAGCACTCGATATCTTCCGTAACCGCATTATCAAATACGTTGGTTCATATGCTGCTGAAATGGGTGGCGTTGATGTACTAGCATTTACAGCTGGCGTTGGTGAAAACAGTCCAGAAGTCCGTGAAGACGTCTTGAATGGAATTAGTTTCATGGGAACAAAAGTAGACACAGAAAGCAATAACAGTCGCGGTAAAGAAGTGAAGATCACGACTGACGACTCAAAGGTCCTTGCTTATGCTGTGCCTACAAATGAAGAGCTAATGATTGCTCAAGATACTTATGATTTTGCTAGATTATTAAACTAG
- a CDS encoding glycosyltransferase gives MLILEIILGISFFATLFTFALSIATFFFPVRESTPDKFLSDYKVYILMPVLNESSVIQDTVERFFNDSYYSYKNNVHLVLIDDRSTDGSTTILQKLNQRFHNFHVIKRKFPIAQHGKGEALNAGIQYVKEYNIANGILTKLLSELSMLMHQCQSSISTKWSMFLTKTKNSPWPKAA, from the coding sequence ATGCTTATTTTGGAAATAATTTTGGGTATCTCTTTTTTTGCGACTTTGTTTACGTTTGCACTCAGTATTGCAACGTTTTTCTTCCCCGTAAGAGAGAGTACCCCCGATAAATTCCTGTCAGACTACAAAGTTTATATTCTTATGCCAGTATTAAATGAATCTTCCGTCATTCAAGACACCGTCGAAAGATTTTTTAATGATAGCTACTACAGCTATAAAAATAATGTTCATCTCGTTTTGATCGATGACCGTAGTACTGACGGTTCAACCACGATCCTGCAAAAACTGAACCAACGTTTCCACAATTTCCACGTGATCAAACGGAAATTCCCGATTGCTCAACATGGTAAGGGTGAAGCCCTAAACGCTGGAATTCAGTACGTCAAAGAATATAATATAGCAAATGGGATCCTGACAAAACTATTATCGGAGTTATCGATGCTGATGCATCAATGTCAATCGTCGATATCAACAAAATGGTCAATGTTTTTGACCAAGACAAAGAACTCGCCATGGCCCAAAGCCGCGTAG